The genomic interval TCCCCGTGGAGGTCGAGCTGTCGACCGACGTTCGCAAACGCCGCCTCCCGGCCGCGAACGTCGCGGGGATCCTCGAGGGGGCCGATCCGGCGCTGGGGGGCGAGGTCGTGGCGGTCGGCGCCCACTTCGACCACCTCGGTCTCGGCGGGCCCACGTCGCTCGCGGCCGACCGGCGCCCGGCGATCCATCCCGGCGCCGACGACAACGCCTCCGGCGCCGCCGGGTTGATCGCGCTCGCGCGGGCGCTCGCGGCGGGCCCGCGGCCGCGCCGCAGCGTGCTCTTCCTCGCGTTTTCGGGAGAGGAGCTGGGGCTGCTCGGCTCGGCCCACTACGTGAAGCACCCGCTCGTGCCGATCGGGAAGACCGTCGCCATGGTCAACATGGACATGATCGGCCGCCTCCGCGCCGACCGGCTCGCCGTGATCGGCACGGGATCGTCCCCCGCGTGGCCGAACCTCCTGGAAGAGCTCAACCGCGAGGCCGGGTTCCGTCTCCAGTTCACCGATGATCCCTACGGCGGGAGCGACCAGCAGTCGTTCTTCCTCGGCGGCGTCCCCGTGCTCTTCTTCTTCACCGGGAAGCACGCCGAGTACCACACCCCGGCCGACACGGAAGACACGATCAACCGGCCCGGAGAGGCGCGCGTTCTCGAGCTCGTGCGGCGGTGCGTCGAGCGGATCGCCGGGGAAACGGGCCGGCCGGCGTTCCGGGAGCTCGATCCCTCGGCTCCCCGGGGCGGCCGCGCGACGTTCGGCATCATCCCCGACCTGGCCTCGGAGGAGAGCGCCGGACTGTCGGTGGCGCGGACGATCGCCGGCAGCGCCGCCCGGCGGGCGGGAATCCGTCCGGGCGACGTGGTGGTCGCCTTCGGAGGCCATGCGATCCGCTCGGCCCAGGACCTGCGGATCGTGCTGTCGGAGCCGGGCTCCGGGGAACCGGCGCAAGTGCGCGTCCGGCGAGACGGGCGCGAGGTTTCGTTGACCGCGACGCCGTACGTGCCGCCGGAG from Thermoanaerobaculia bacterium carries:
- a CDS encoding M20/M25/M40 family metallo-hydrolase, producing the protein PVEVELSTDVRKRRLPAANVAGILEGADPALGGEVVAVGAHFDHLGLGGPTSLAADRRPAIHPGADDNASGAAGLIALARALAAGPRPRRSVLFLAFSGEELGLLGSAHYVKHPLVPIGKTVAMVNMDMIGRLRADRLAVIGTGSSPAWPNLLEELNREAGFRLQFTDDPYGGSDQQSFFLGGVPVLFFFTGKHAEYHTPADTEDTINRPGEARVLELVRRCVERIAGETGRPAFRELDPSAPRGGRATFGIIPDLASEESAGLSVARTIAGSAARRAGIRPGDVVVAFGGHAIRSAQDLRIVLSEPGSGEPAQVRVRRDGREVSLTATPYVPPEPGEASGAAR